Genomic segment of Streptosporangium sp. NBC_01755:
TCTTCAGCACCGTCGACAAGCACCTGGAGACCATGGTCCGGCGCGAGGACGGCGAGCGGCCCCTGCCCGCCAAGGCGCAGGCGCGCGTGCTCAGACCGCTCGTGGACCGGCTGGAGGAGACCGCCGAGGACGACGCCGCGTACGGCGAGGCGGAGACGAGCGCGCTGACCGCCGCCCGCCGGCTGCTGCCGCCGCTGACCGCCGGGGAGAAGAAGCTCCTTGGCGAGCTGCGCGACTGGGCGGGGGAGGCGAAGAAGCAGCCGGACGCGAAGTTCGACGCGATGCGCGCCTGGCTCGACCCGATCGTCCGCCCGGACGGGGAGTGGAACGACGACAACGGCGAGCGGGTCATCATCTTCACCGAGTACCGCGACACCCAGAACTGGCTGCGGGATCAGCTCATCCACGCGGGCTACCCGGCCAGGCTGATCGCCTGCCTCTACGGCGGAATGGACGACGCCGAGCGGGACCGGATCCGCAAGGTCTTCCGCGACTCCCCGGATCTCGACCCGATGCGGATCCTGCTCGCCACCGACGCGGCCAGCGAGGGCATCAACCTGCAGGACCACTGCCACCGGCTGCTGCACTGGGAGATCCCGTGGAACCCCAACCGGCTGGAGCAGCGCAACGGCCGGATCGACCGGCACGGCCAGCCGGCACCGCAGGTGGACATCTTCCATTTCGTCCCGTCGGACTGGCGGGACGCTCGGGAAGGCTCGCTTGAGGACGAACTCCAGTTCCTCACCGTGGCGGTCAGGAAGGTCGACCAGATCCGGGAGGACCTCGGCAGCGCGGGAGACGTGATCGCCGCCAACGTCGAGCGGAAGATGCTCGGGCGGCCCGCCGACTGGCAGGCCGCCGAGACCGAGATCACCAAGCGGAGCGGTACGGCCCAGCTGAAGATCCGCCGTGATCTCGCCGCCGACCTGGAGAAGCTCACCGAGACGCTACGCGGCAGCCGGACGAAGCTGAACCTCACCCCGCAGACGGTGGAGCGGGTGGTCCGCACCGCGCTCCGGCTGGCCCACAACAGGGACCTGCTCGACGCCGACCCTCCCAAGGGGCTGAAAGCGCGCTGCTTCCGGCTGCCCCCGCTGTCCGGCGCGTGGGCGGAGGCCCGCAACGACGGGCTGCTGCACCCGGTCACGCACGCGGAGCGGGTGGTCACCTTCGACCAGGACGCGGCGGCCGACCGGACCAACGTGGTCCTGCTCCACCTCGGCAGCCGCCTGGTCCAGATGTGCCTGCACCTGCTCCGCGCCGAGCTGTGGGCATCCGGGGTCGGCGGGGGTGCGAAGCTGGCACGGGTCACCGCCCGGGTCGTGCCCGCGGACCTGATCACCTCCCCCGCCGTGGTGGCGCACATGCGCATCGTCGTCACCGGGGACGAGGGCACCCGGCTGCACGAGGAGGTCGTCCTCGGCGGCGGCACCCTCGACGAGGGCCGCCTGACCCGGGTGAACGCCGAAAGTCTGGAGAGCTGGCTCGCCGCGGCCACCGACGAGCCGCCGCCCCGGCACGTGCTCGACCGGCTCACCGAGGTCTGGGAGCGGCTGGAGCTGGAGCCGAAGGTCGCGGGCATTCTCGCCGACCGGGCCAGGCGGCGCACCAACCGGCACGCCACCGACCTTCAGGCCCGCTGCGAGAAGGACATCGCCGCCATGACCGCCGTCCTCGACGAGCTGCGCCGTACCATCACCGCCGCCCTCGACGACGACGGCTACTGGCAGCCCAGCCTCTTCGAGGCCGACGAGGAACGGACGCAGCTCGCCAGGGACCGCGAGGCCCTCGTCGAGCGGCGCGAGTCGATTCCCCGGCAGCTCGCCGACGAGATCGAGGCGATCACCCGCCGCTACGCCAATCCGACGGTCCGCTGGTTCCCGGCCGCGGTCACCTTCCTGGTGCCCGCCTCGATCGCCCACCGGGGGGCCTGATGCCACCGCGCCGCAGAATCGCGACCCCGTCGATCGCCCGCCAGCACGCCGACTGGATCAGCCTGCTCCGGCCGGACGGCCCGTTCGTCTCGGTCGGCGTGCTCGCCGGAGCACTGCCCCAGGGGCTGGAGGTGCTTCCCGAGCGGAAACTGGAACGCCTCATCCAGGCGTGGGACGAGGTCCAGGCCGCTCCCGACGAGCTGAACCCCGCCTGGCAGGACTTCATCCTCCGCGAGGTGCTCGGCCTGACCGGTCCGCTGATCGCCGAAGGCGCGCAGCTGCCCGAGGAGGTGCGCGGGTACGGCCCGGCCGACACGCGGGTAAGGCCGGACGGGGTCGCCTTCGGCCCGGACGGCGCCGGTGGCCGGGCCGAACGGCTGCACATCTACCGGCGAGGCTGGGCCGAACCCCTCACCAGGGCGACCAGGGACCGCCGCTCCGCGGTCGAGGAGGCCGCCGACCTCTGCCGTCGGCGGGGCGTGCCGCTGGCGCTGCTCACCAACGGGCGGCTGTGGATCCTGGTGCACGCCCGGGTTCAGGAACCCTCCACCGTCGCGACCTTCGACGCGGACCTGTGGCTGGAGGAGCGCGACCTGCTCCGCGCCTTCGTCACGCTGCTCGGCGCGACCCGTGTGCTCAGGCCCGCCCTCGACGCGGCGGGTGACCCCACCGACAGCCTGGCCGCGCTGTTCTCCCGCAGCGCCGACGCGCAGGCCGAGGTCACGACCACCCTTGGCAGGCAGGTGCTGCGCGCCGTCGAGCTGCTTGTCGGCGAGCTCGCCCGGCTCGACCGGGAGGCCGATGGCCGGCTCCTCGTACACGTGCCCGAACGCCAGGTCTACCAGGGCACGCTGAGCGTGATGATGCGCCTGGTCTTCCTGCTCTACGCCGAGGACCAGCGCCTGCTGCCCGTCGACTCCGAGCTGTATGCCCACTCCTACTCGGTCGGCGGCCTCTTCGACGAGCTGGAGGAGGCGCGCAGCAGGCACGGTGACGCGGTGGGCGACCGGCGAAGGGCCGCCTGGCCTCGACTGCTCGCCCTCTTCGGCGCCGTGTACGGCGGGTGCGAGCACGACGACATGCGCATCCCGCCGTACGGGGGCGCGCTCTTCGACCCGGAGCGCTTCGGCTGGCTGGCCGATATGAAGGTCACCGACCGGGTCGTGCACGAGATCCTGCGGGCGCTGCTGATCCTGGTCGGCGAGAGCGGCGCCCCGGAACGGCTCAGCTACAAGGGCCTCAACGTCGAGCAGATCGGCCATGTCTACGAGGGCCTGCTGGAGTTCTCCTGCGTCCGGGTGACCGAGCCGTACGCCGGGCTGTTCGGCAGACTTGAGCCCGAGCTCCCGCTGGCCGAGCTGGAACGTGCCCGCCGCGAGGAGGCGGACCTCGCCGCCTGGGCGGTCCGGACCTGCGACACGACGGCGAACCGGGCCGCCAAGGCGCTGACCGCCGCAGCGAAGCCGGACGATCTGGAACGACTCCGTACGGCCTGTGACAACGATGACGCGCTGGCCGACCGGGCGGCCCCGTTCCTCGGCCTGCTCCGCCGCGACCTGCGGGGCTGGCCCACGGTCTTCCCCACCGGATCACTGATCATCACCCAGGTCGGCGACCGGCGTTCCACCGGCACCCACTACACGCCGCGCCCGCTCGCCGAGGAGGTCGTCGAGCACACCCTGGCCCCGCTCTGCTTCTCTCCCGGCCCCGCCGAGGGCGCCGAGCCGCACGTGTGGCAGGCCAAGCGCTGGGACGAGCTGCTGGCGCTGAAGGTGCTCGACCCGGCGATGGGCTCGGGCGCGTTCCTCGTCTCCGCCTGCCGGTACATCGCGGACCGGATCGTCGACGACTGGGACCGGAACGGAGTGCCGGGGGAGATCCTGGACGCGGTCGGACCCGGCTACGACCGCGACGGCCTGCTGCTGGAGGCCCGCCGCCGGGTGGCCGCGAGCTGCGTCTACGGGGTGGACCGCGACGACCAGGCCGTTGAGCTGGCGAAGCTGTCGCTCTGGCTGGTCACGCTGGCCAAGAACAGGCCGTTCTCCTTCCTCGACCACGCGCTGCGCTGCGGTGACTCCCTGATCGGCGTCGTCGACGACCGGCAGCTCGTCGCCTTCGACCTCGACGCGGAGGCGGGGAATTTTCAGAACTCCCGGCTCAGTAACACCTTGGCGGAGACGGTCACGTCGATCCTCGATGAGGCCGAGCGGCTCCGCGTCGAGATCGAGCGGGAGCCGGTTCGTGACACCGCCCACGGTCGTGAGCTGGAGGCCAGGCTCGCCACCGCCGAGGCGCTCACCGGGCGACTCCGTTTCGCGGCGGACGCCGTTGTCGCCGCCGCGCTCGCCGCCGCTGACAGCAAGAAGCAGAACCGCCGTCCGCACTGGGAGGAGCAGACGGACGAGGACGAGTACGGCGAACTTCTGGCCGAACTCGCCGAGGACGTCGAGAAGGTCCTCGCCCCGCTCGTCATGACCATCGCGCTGGCGGGCGATCCCGGCGAGGAGGGGTACGGCTCCCGGCTCGCCGGGCTGGTGGAAAGTCTCGACGTGGTGGAGGACGGCGAGCTGTATCGGGCCGTCCTCGCGGCCGTGGGTGCCGAAGACCGGGTCCGCCGGTTGATCACGCCCATGCTCACCGGCGGCGGACGCAGACCGGAGCCGATCAGGCCGTTCCACTGGCCGCTGGAGTTTCCCGAGGTCATGCGGCACGGCGGGTTCAGCGCCGTGGTCGGCAACCCGCCGTTCATCGGCGGGCAGCGGCTCACCGGGGCCATCGGCGATGACGTCCGGGAGTTCCTCGTCACGTACGTCGCCGGGGGCAGGCGCGGTAGCGCGGACCTGTGCTCGTACTTCCTGCTCCGCGACCTGGCGGTGGCCCCGGCCGGGCGGGTGGGGATCATCGCCACCAACACGATCGCCCAGGGCGGCACCCGGGAGGTCGGTCTCGACCAGGCGTACGAGCGGGACTGGCGGGTCTACCGGACCGTCAAGTCCCAGCCGTGGCCGGGTACGGCGTCGCTGGAGGTGTCGCTGGTCTGGGCCGGGCACCCGGGGGCCGGAGAACGGCGGCTTCGTGACGGCCGGGAGGTGCCTTCGATCACCTCTTCTCTCGACCCGGAAGGCCGGATGGAGGGACTGCCATACCGACTGGCGGCCAATACCGGCCAATCGTTTCAGGGGTCGAATGTCCTCGGTCTTGGCTTCACCATGTCTCCGGAGGAGGCCGCTGCCGTGATCGAGGCCGACCCGCGCAATCGGGAGGTGCTGTTCCCTTACCTCAACGGGGAGGACCTCAACTCCCGGCCGGACGGCTCGGGCCGCCGCTGGGTGATCAACTTTCGGGACTGGCCGGTTGAGCGGGCTCAGGAATATCCCGAGCTGTTCGCCATCGTTGAACGCGAGGTCAAGCCTTTTCGAGAACGGAACAAACGGCAGGCTCGTCGGGAACGGTGGTGGCAGTACGCAGAGCGGGCACCGGGCCTGTACGAGGCCATCGCGGACCTTGACCGGGTGCTCGTCATTGCACAAACAAGTCGGACTCAGATACCTGTTCTAGTTCCTAGCGGGCAGGTCTTCGATCAGAAGCTTGTGGTGTTCCCAGCATCTTCGGCTGCAGCGATGGCCTTGCGAACAAGCGCATTTCAGTACTTCTGGACGGTGACCCGAAGCTCCACGATGAAGGCCGACCCGGTGTTCGCTCCTTCAGACTGTTGCGAGACGCTCGCTCAACCAACATTCACAAAGCGGATGGAAGAGATAGCAGAAGAACTGCACAGCCTCCGAAGCAAGCTCATGCTGGAGTGCGATCTCGGGCTGACCAAGCTCTACAACCTGGTGAACGACCCGGCCGAGTTCGATCCGAAGATCCAGCGGATCAGGGAGCTACACGTCGAGATCGACGAGGCGGTCCTGGAGGCGTACGCGCTGGATGAGGAGCGGGAACCGGCCATTCATGACTATGAGGCTCGGAAGGCGAAGGCCCCTTTGCCCGCGTGGTCCGATGTGGTCTTGGACCACGGGTTCCATGACCACGGCCAGGGGACTCGCTGGACGGTCGGCCCGCAGGCCCGCCTCGACATCCTCGACAAGTTGCTGGCGCTCAACCACTACCGCCACCGGCAGGAGCCGGAGACGGGCGTCCGCAAGCTCAGAAAGAGCAGCCAGGCCAAGAAGGCACGCGCCACCACCGTGGCGACTCCCAGCGCACCGGCAGTGGGCCGTACGCAAGGCTCAGACCCGGTGCCGCAACAGGCCGACCCCTTCGAGGACGGCCTGTTCCCACCGGACGGGACTCTCTTCTGATCGGCCGATATCGGCGAAGAGAGCGATTCTGCCCTGGTCTCGGTCCGGACCACCATCCCGGTCTGAAAGGACGGTTTCTCCGGACCAAGACCAGGTCAACGATCGAACTCGCCGGTTTTGACACCGCCGACGAACGCTCCCCACCCGGCGTGGGTGAAGAGCAGTTTGGGGCCGTCCGGGTCCTTGCTGTCCCGGACCGCGACAACCCCGGGCAGATTGGCGGCCACCTCGACACACTGGCCACCGTTTCCACCGGAGCGTGATGATTTCCGCCAGATGGCGGCGCTCAGGTCCATTCCTGCTTCACTTCCTCGATCTTCCTGAGGGATGCGTGCTGATGGTCCCCGACCGAGACAGGATCAGCGGTCGAAGTCTTCAGTCTTGATACTGCGGACGAAGGTGCCCCACTCGGTGGGCGTGAAGAGCAGTTTGGGGCCGTTCGGGTCTTTGCTGTCCCGGACCGCGACAATCCCGGGCAGGTTCGCAGCGACCTCGACGCACTGGCCGCCGTTCGATCCGGAACGTGATGATTTTCGCCAGATGGCAGTGCTCAGGTTCATTCGCGTCTCGCTTCCTCGATCTTCTTGAGGGATGCGTGCTGGGGGTCCCCGACCGAGACAGGATCAGCGGTCGAAGTCTCCAGTCTTGATGCCGTGGACGAAGGTGCCCCACTCGGTGGGGGTGAAGAGTAGTTTGGGGCCGTTGGGGTCCTTGCTGTCACGGACCGCGACGACTCCGGGCAGGTTGGCGGCGACCTCGACGCACTGGCCACCGTTGTCTGAGGAACGCGATGATTTCCGCCAGATGGCAGCTCTCAGGTCCATTGCTGCTTTCCTTTCTTGATCTTTTTGAGGCAACACGGCTCAGGATAGGGCCAGAGTCGTGTTGCCTCACGGCGCTTTCACAGTCTGAAGGGGTGTTTTCTCCTGACCGGAACCGGTTTAGTGGTCGAACTTACCGGTTTTGATGCCGCCGACGAACGTTCTCCACTCGGTGGGGGTGAAGAGTAGTTTGGGGCCGTTGGGGTCCTTGCTGTCACGGACCGCGACGACTCCGGGCAGGTTGGCGGCTACTTCGACACACTGGCCACCATTTCCTGAAGATCGCGATGATTTCCGCCAGATGGCAGCGCTCAGGTCCATTCGCGTCTCGCTTCCTCGATCATCTTGAGGGATACACGCTCAGGATAAGCCCATAGCCGTATCGCCTCATATCTTTCTTGAATGGAAGTCATAAGTTCGTGGTCGTTCGTAACGTATCCCTTGGCCGGCGAGTCCGTGTGAATGGTGGCGGGTTGCCCGTCGGGGAGTTCAGCGATCATGAAAGCGCCCGCCAGGCCGGGAAGGCATTCCGGGTCGACGATCTGGATAGAGACAGAAGGGCGCCTGGCGGCCTCCAGTAGGTGATCGAATTGTTCGCGCATCACCTCGGCTCCACCGACCTTACGGCGTAGCACCCCTGCATCGAAGAGCACGACGACACGTGGAGGATTCTCTCTATCGAGGATCCTCTGCCGCCGCACCCGCGCCTCGACCCGCTCCTCGACCTCCTCGGGAGTGGTTTGGGGCTCCAGATTGAAGATTTGCCGGGCATATGCCTCCGTCTGGAGCAGGCCGGGCACCAGGAGGGGATCCCAGGAGCGGATGACGGTGGCTCTGGGTTCGATCTCCTCGGCCCAGTTCCAGAACCAGGTCGGGCCGCCGGGCTGGGCGACGATGTGCTCGCGAATTCCCGTGAAGGAGATGCCGTTGGCGGTCCCATAGAGCAGATCCAGTCTCTCGGCATCGGACTTGGATGGCGTCCGGCTGGCGCTCTCCAGGCGGCTGATCTGGGTCTGGGTGCAGCCGAGGCGTCTGGCCACTGCGGTCTGTGAGAGCTGGGCGGCCAGCCGCAGGCGG
This window contains:
- a CDS encoding DUF397 domain-containing protein, with amino-acid sequence MDLRAAIWRKSSRSSDNGGQCVEVAANLPGVVAVRDSKDPNGPKLLFTPTEWGTFVHGIKTGDFDR
- a CDS encoding DUF397 domain-containing protein — protein: MDLSAAIWRKSSRSGGNGGQCVEVAANLPGVVAVRDSKDPDGPKLLFTHAGWGAFVGGVKTGEFDR
- the drmD gene encoding DISARM system SNF2-like helicase DrmD; the protein is MTQVAAETPALPAIGQVVTVRNRPWVVADVRQGSVAGSDDRALTSRAPHVVSLVSIEDDARDERLRVVWELEPGAAAYEQHALPSPARGFDPPGHLDAFLDAVRWGAIASADTTVLQAPFRSGIQIEEYQLDPVVRALSMPRTNLLIADDVGLGKTIEAGLVMQELMLRHRARTMLIVCPAGLTLQWRDEMRDKFGLDFRIVDSGLLKELRRTRGLYANPWTHFPRLIVSVDWLKRDRPRRLLRDVLPPVPRYPRAFDLLVVDEVHTCAPATRGKYAVDSQRTEVIRELAPHCEHRLFLSATPHNGYQNSWTALLELLDDQRFARGVPPSDEQLAQVMIRRLKSELPPKWDGSSRFATRKIHDVDVRYSELERQAHLRLAEYAESRRRTSGGNAQRSAADFVTMLLKKRLFSSPQAFFSTVDKHLETMVRREDGERPLPAKAQARVLRPLVDRLEETAEDDAAYGEAETSALTAARRLLPPLTAGEKKLLGELRDWAGEAKKQPDAKFDAMRAWLDPIVRPDGEWNDDNGERVIIFTEYRDTQNWLRDQLIHAGYPARLIACLYGGMDDAERDRIRKVFRDSPDLDPMRILLATDAASEGINLQDHCHRLLHWEIPWNPNRLEQRNGRIDRHGQPAPQVDIFHFVPSDWRDAREGSLEDELQFLTVAVRKVDQIREDLGSAGDVIAANVERKMLGRPADWQAAETEITKRSGTAQLKIRRDLAADLEKLTETLRGSRTKLNLTPQTVERVVRTALRLAHNRDLLDADPPKGLKARCFRLPPLSGAWAEARNDGLLHPVTHAERVVTFDQDAAADRTNVVLLHLGSRLVQMCLHLLRAELWASGVGGGAKLARVTARVVPADLITSPAVVAHMRIVVTGDEGTRLHEEVVLGGGTLDEGRLTRVNAESLESWLAAATDEPPPRHVLDRLTEVWERLELEPKVAGILADRARRRTNRHATDLQARCEKDIAAMTAVLDELRRTITAALDDDGYWQPSLFEADEERTQLARDREALVERRESIPRQLADEIEAITRRYANPTVRWFPAAVTFLVPASIAHRGA
- a CDS encoding DUF397 domain-containing protein → MDLSAAIWRKSSRSSGNGGQCVEVAANLPGVVAVRDSKDPNGPKLLFTPTEWRTFVGGIKTGKFDH
- a CDS encoding Eco57I restriction-modification methylase domain-containing protein, with amino-acid sequence MPPRRRIATPSIARQHADWISLLRPDGPFVSVGVLAGALPQGLEVLPERKLERLIQAWDEVQAAPDELNPAWQDFILREVLGLTGPLIAEGAQLPEEVRGYGPADTRVRPDGVAFGPDGAGGRAERLHIYRRGWAEPLTRATRDRRSAVEEAADLCRRRGVPLALLTNGRLWILVHARVQEPSTVATFDADLWLEERDLLRAFVTLLGATRVLRPALDAAGDPTDSLAALFSRSADAQAEVTTTLGRQVLRAVELLVGELARLDREADGRLLVHVPERQVYQGTLSVMMRLVFLLYAEDQRLLPVDSELYAHSYSVGGLFDELEEARSRHGDAVGDRRRAAWPRLLALFGAVYGGCEHDDMRIPPYGGALFDPERFGWLADMKVTDRVVHEILRALLILVGESGAPERLSYKGLNVEQIGHVYEGLLEFSCVRVTEPYAGLFGRLEPELPLAELERARREEADLAAWAVRTCDTTANRAAKALTAAAKPDDLERLRTACDNDDALADRAAPFLGLLRRDLRGWPTVFPTGSLIITQVGDRRSTGTHYTPRPLAEEVVEHTLAPLCFSPGPAEGAEPHVWQAKRWDELLALKVLDPAMGSGAFLVSACRYIADRIVDDWDRNGVPGEILDAVGPGYDRDGLLLEARRRVAASCVYGVDRDDQAVELAKLSLWLVTLAKNRPFSFLDHALRCGDSLIGVVDDRQLVAFDLDAEAGNFQNSRLSNTLAETVTSILDEAERLRVEIEREPVRDTAHGRELEARLATAEALTGRLRFAADAVVAAALAAADSKKQNRRPHWEEQTDEDEYGELLAELAEDVEKVLAPLVMTIALAGDPGEEGYGSRLAGLVESLDVVEDGELYRAVLAAVGAEDRVRRLITPMLTGGGRRPEPIRPFHWPLEFPEVMRHGGFSAVVGNPPFIGGQRLTGAIGDDVREFLVTYVAGGRRGSADLCSYFLLRDLAVAPAGRVGIIATNTIAQGGTREVGLDQAYERDWRVYRTVKSQPWPGTASLEVSLVWAGHPGAGERRLRDGREVPSITSSLDPEGRMEGLPYRLAANTGQSFQGSNVLGLGFTMSPEEAAAVIEADPRNREVLFPYLNGEDLNSRPDGSGRRWVINFRDWPVERAQEYPELFAIVEREVKPFRERNKRQARRERWWQYAERAPGLYEAIADLDRVLVIAQTSRTQIPVLVPSGQVFDQKLVVFPASSAAAMALRTSAFQYFWTVTRSSTMKADPVFAPSDCCETLAQPTFTKRMEEIAEELHSLRSKLMLECDLGLTKLYNLVNDPAEFDPKIQRIRELHVEIDEAVLEAYALDEEREPAIHDYEARKAKAPLPAWSDVVLDHGFHDHGQGTRWTVGPQARLDILDKLLALNHYRHRQEPETGVRKLRKSSQAKKARATTVATPSAPAVGRTQGSDPVPQQADPFEDGLFPPDGTLF
- a CDS encoding DUF397 domain-containing protein; this encodes MNLSTAIWRKSSRSGSNGGQCVEVAANLPGIVAVRDSKDPNGPKLLFTPTEWGTFVRSIKTEDFDR
- a CDS encoding helix-turn-helix domain-containing protein — its product is MDSAPSLDPGSPRVRFGAEMRRLRLAAQLSQTAVARRLGCTQTQISRLESASRTPSKSDAERLDLLYGTANGISFTGIREHIVAQPGGPTWFWNWAEEIEPRATVIRSWDPLLVPGLLQTEAYARQIFNLEPQTTPEEVEERVEARVRRQRILDRENPPRVVVLFDAGVLRRKVGGAEVMREQFDHLLEAARRPSVSIQIVDPECLPGLAGAFMIAELPDGQPATIHTDSPAKGYVTNDHELMTSIQERYEAIRLWAYPERVSLKMIEEARREWT